Proteins from one Terriglobus tenax genomic window:
- a CDS encoding Rne/Rng family ribonuclease encodes MSKEIFISSTPHETRLAIVENDALSEIYYERENEYTLAGSIYKGKVTRVLPGMQSAFVDIGLERDAFLYITDFLEESPDSDEFDTEGSAPAASASTSSEPRAERGDKADRGDKGGRRRGRGRRGRDRGDRTEQPQAAQDAPTGETVVLEGGFSDDEPAEFTAPAVSEGGDSQAQGEDEAGSRRWRGRRGRRRGRGARRDEQQAALSGEPRSEHESDPVEFEPEAHPAELPELHAEVAADLEAPFVLPGESLSKYRTGGEPAPTEEAKPAAAAAPAVVGLAKPKTLVEELDATGWDGGFALPGETLSRRRGGKPQAAPRPIAEAVPVIAEQPTEVQATATDLEFSPAAEEKPVEAAAEAVVEASPVAEAAVEAAPAEAVVEAPAAKPEEPTEYEPTEGSASFRVDPSQSEFRQKPEPEVEEEEIVIEEAAAEENEAVEHAFTTLQPTGEMISEVATPEDPAAPIEHESAVQSVTLAEAEFAVTPVEETVAAASPVLDGEFEEEVIEEEEYEFEPLAMHASDDEFFEDDLEEETLEGAADLGTMLRDMSIDEATQPDEDEEEDEDEHEELTLEGDFEETSEEDAPSEEEAEGVTADGQAQPRRERSGRRDRDGRRGGRSGGRDRGGNRDRGRGGRGPSRASMQTTDLPAISDLLKPGQEVLVQIAKEPIAKKGARITSHIALPGRFLVFMPTVNHVGVSRKISSDDERRRLKQVLLSEKGEATGGFIVRTAADGASEQELRSDLRFLINLWNDIKGRSESSKPPALIYHDLNLVERILRDQVTDTFSHIWVDTETEYERVLRFLQRFEPSLIRRVKLYTKETPLFEQFGISEEINKALRSKVWLKSGGSIVINQTEALVAIDINTGKYVGKTARLEDTIVKTNLDAIPEIVRQIRLRDLGGIIVIDFIDMDERKNRQKVLTALEEELKNDRAPSKVLQFNDFGLVAITRKRVKQSLERTLSTQCNICAGTGMVKSPVTVANEIYIEMRKMYKHIDKGDVMLRVHPEVVKQLKTNNANWLHEMEEMTGKTILVKSDPSLHPEQFDIH; translated from the coding sequence ATGTCGAAGGAAATTTTCATCTCCTCAACGCCGCACGAAACGCGGCTGGCCATCGTGGAAAACGATGCGCTTTCGGAGATCTACTACGAGCGCGAGAACGAGTACACCCTCGCCGGCTCCATCTATAAAGGCAAAGTAACGCGCGTTCTCCCGGGTATGCAGTCGGCGTTTGTCGACATCGGCCTGGAGCGCGATGCCTTCCTCTACATTACCGATTTTTTGGAAGAGAGCCCGGACTCGGATGAGTTCGATACCGAGGGCTCTGCTCCTGCCGCAAGTGCCAGCACCTCGTCTGAACCGCGTGCTGAGCGTGGCGACAAGGCCGACCGCGGGGACAAGGGCGGACGCCGCCGTGGCCGTGGACGCCGTGGACGCGACCGTGGCGACCGCACCGAACAGCCCCAGGCTGCGCAGGACGCGCCCACCGGCGAGACCGTTGTACTCGAAGGCGGCTTCTCGGATGACGAGCCCGCAGAGTTTACCGCTCCGGCAGTAAGCGAGGGCGGAGACAGCCAGGCACAGGGTGAGGACGAGGCAGGCAGCCGTCGCTGGCGTGGCCGTCGCGGCCGTCGCCGTGGCCGCGGAGCCCGTCGTGACGAGCAGCAGGCCGCTCTGAGCGGTGAGCCCCGTTCCGAGCATGAGTCCGACCCCGTTGAATTTGAGCCCGAAGCACACCCGGCTGAATTGCCGGAGCTGCACGCCGAGGTCGCCGCTGACCTGGAAGCGCCGTTTGTTCTGCCCGGCGAATCTCTATCGAAGTACCGCACCGGCGGCGAACCTGCTCCCACGGAAGAGGCAAAGCCCGCAGCCGCTGCTGCTCCGGCCGTTGTTGGCCTGGCCAAGCCCAAGACCCTTGTAGAAGAGCTGGACGCCACCGGCTGGGATGGCGGTTTCGCTCTTCCCGGCGAGACGCTGAGCCGCCGTCGTGGCGGCAAGCCGCAGGCAGCTCCCAGGCCCATCGCGGAAGCTGTTCCTGTCATCGCCGAGCAGCCCACCGAGGTACAGGCCACCGCTACCGATCTGGAGTTCTCTCCTGCAGCGGAGGAGAAGCCGGTCGAAGCCGCTGCTGAGGCAGTAGTTGAGGCCTCTCCTGTTGCCGAGGCTGCCGTCGAAGCTGCTCCTGCGGAAGCTGTTGTGGAAGCACCGGCTGCCAAGCCGGAAGAGCCCACCGAGTACGAGCCCACCGAGGGGTCAGCCTCGTTCCGTGTCGATCCTTCGCAGAGCGAGTTCCGTCAGAAGCCGGAACCGGAGGTTGAGGAAGAAGAGATTGTGATCGAGGAGGCCGCTGCTGAGGAGAACGAGGCAGTTGAGCATGCCTTTACCACCCTGCAGCCCACGGGCGAGATGATCTCTGAGGTAGCGACTCCGGAAGACCCCGCCGCTCCGATCGAGCACGAGTCCGCTGTACAGTCCGTCACTCTCGCGGAAGCTGAGTTTGCCGTGACCCCGGTGGAAGAGACTGTTGCCGCCGCTTCGCCTGTCCTGGATGGCGAGTTTGAAGAAGAGGTCATCGAAGAGGAAGAGTACGAGTTCGAGCCTCTGGCCATGCACGCCTCCGACGATGAGTTCTTTGAGGATGACCTGGAGGAGGAGACGCTGGAAGGCGCCGCCGACCTGGGCACCATGCTGCGCGACATGTCCATTGACGAGGCGACCCAGCCCGATGAGGACGAAGAAGAAGATGAGGACGAGCACGAGGAGCTGACACTCGAAGGCGATTTTGAGGAGACCTCAGAGGAAGATGCTCCCTCAGAAGAAGAGGCGGAAGGTGTCACCGCCGACGGACAGGCCCAGCCGCGCCGCGAGCGCAGCGGCCGCCGTGATCGGGATGGCCGCCGTGGCGGACGCAGCGGCGGACGTGACCGTGGCGGTAACCGCGACCGCGGTCGTGGCGGACGTGGCCCCAGCCGTGCCTCTATGCAGACCACCGACCTGCCGGCCATCAGCGACCTGCTGAAGCCCGGCCAGGAGGTCCTGGTCCAGATCGCCAAGGAGCCCATCGCCAAGAAGGGTGCGCGCATCACCTCGCACATTGCCCTTCCGGGCCGCTTCCTGGTCTTTATGCCGACGGTCAACCACGTTGGTGTCTCGCGTAAGATCTCGTCGGATGATGAGCGTCGCCGCCTGAAGCAGGTACTGCTCAGCGAAAAGGGCGAGGCCACCGGTGGCTTTATTGTCCGCACGGCCGCCGACGGCGCCAGCGAGCAGGAGCTCCGCAGCGACCTTCGCTTCCTGATCAACCTGTGGAACGATATCAAGGGCCGTTCGGAGTCTTCCAAGCCGCCCGCGCTGATCTACCACGATCTCAACCTCGTCGAGCGCATCCTGCGCGACCAGGTCACCGATACCTTCTCGCACATCTGGGTCGACACGGAAACCGAGTACGAGCGTGTCCTTCGCTTCCTGCAGCGCTTTGAGCCCTCGCTCATTCGCCGCGTGAAGCTCTACACCAAGGAAACGCCGCTCTTCGAGCAGTTCGGCATCTCGGAAGAGATCAACAAGGCCCTGCGTTCGAAGGTATGGCTGAAGTCTGGCGGATCCATCGTGATCAACCAGACTGAGGCGCTGGTAGCCATCGACATCAACACCGGCAAGTACGTCGGCAAGACGGCCCGCCTTGAGGACACCATCGTCAAGACGAACCTCGACGCCATCCCGGAGATCGTTCGCCAGATCCGCCTGCGCGACCTGGGCGGCATCATTGTCATCGACTTCATCGACATGGACGAGCGCAAGAACCGCCAGAAGGTGCTCACCGCTCTCGAAGAAGAGTTGAAGAACGATCGTGCCCCGTCGAAGGTTCTGCAGTTCAACGATTTCGGTCTTGTGGCGATCACGCGTAAGCGCGTGAAGCAGTCGCTGGAGCGCACCCTGAGCACCCAGTGCAACATCTGCGCCGGCACCGGCATGGTGAAGTCGCCGGTCACGGTTGCCAACGAGATCTACATCGAGATGCGCAAGATGTACAAGCACATCGACAAGGGCGACGTGATGCTGCGCGTGCATCCTGAGGTGGTCAAGCAGTTGAAGACCAACAATGCAAACTGGCTGCACGAGATGGAAGAGATGACGGGCAAGACCATCCTGGTGAAGAGCGACCCGAGCCTGCACCCGGAGCAGTTTGATATCCACTAA